The proteins below are encoded in one region of Candidatus Dadabacteria bacterium:
- a CDS encoding AMP-binding protein, with the protein MNERNFRNFLMQRTKENGSRLLFQKKDGWSWKQITWPDLVTEVESIACFLLNSGFSTGSRIVVLSPNTLACLFFELAVFALGGVCLPARNMKEARKILASSSGNCFFLCASADEARELVETPALGEKIEKVFLSANEKIPVEGKTVSYSNVVKFGFLRRKKLKDEISAIGSSVKEDSPAVIFDAGTAAAENKTFSHGDILDLLRLSEQELGEVSVEDQTFSYLPGCGSFSKFANLLNLQTSARGAIAEGTEDFFVDIPEIMPVMLFLPGAEIENVVNSLQGENGSGGNLRSDLGGRIRLLLTDALPPEKTRDLLLAQNISVVKLSSLSVVP; encoded by the coding sequence ATGAACGAAAGGAACTTCCGCAATTTCCTCATGCAAAGGACAAAGGAAAACGGCTCAAGGCTGCTGTTTCAGAAAAAAGACGGATGGAGCTGGAAACAGATCACCTGGCCCGATCTTGTCACTGAGGTTGAAAGCATAGCCTGCTTTCTTCTGAATTCGGGCTTCTCAACGGGGAGTAGAATTGTTGTTCTCTCGCCCAATACACTGGCGTGTCTTTTTTTCGAACTGGCGGTATTCGCGCTGGGAGGAGTCTGCCTTCCCGCAAGGAACATGAAGGAAGCAAGGAAAATCCTCGCGAGCTCATCCGGGAACTGTTTTTTTCTTTGCGCAAGCGCAGATGAGGCGCGAGAACTCGTCGAGACCCCGGCGCTCGGAGAAAAAATAGAAAAGGTTTTTCTAAGCGCAAACGAAAAGATTCCCGTGGAGGGAAAGACAGTCAGTTACTCGAACGTCGTAAAATTCGGCTTTCTCCGCAGGAAAAAGCTCAAGGACGAAATAAGCGCGATTGGAAGCTCGGTAAAAGAGGACTCCCCGGCCGTAATATTTGACGCGGGGACAGCGGCGGCCGAGAACAAAACCTTTTCCCATGGAGACATACTCGATCTCCTGCGCCTCTCAGAACAGGAATTGGGAGAAGTCTCAGTCGAAGATCAGACATTCTCCTACCTTCCCGGCTGCGGTTCTTTTTCCAAATTCGCCAACCTGCTTAACCTGCAGACCTCAGCCAGAGGAGCCATTGCGGAAGGTACCGAAGACTTTTTCGTCGATATTCCCGAGATAATGCCGGTTATGCTTTTTCTTCCGGGTGCCGAGATCGAGAATGTCGTCAACAGTCTACAGGGCGAAAACGGTTCGGGAGGAAATCTCAGAAGCGATCTCGGAGGAAGAATAAGGCTCCTGCTTACAGATGCCCTGCCACCAGAGAAAACAAGGGACCTGCTGCTTGCGCAGAACATATCCGTCGTCAAGCTCAGCAGTCTTTCGGTCGTTCCCTGA
- a CDS encoding AtpZ/AtpI family protein, whose protein sequence is MRNPNWLFFVVIGIEFAFSVIAGLFLGDYIDGKLDTAFPFFTLLGLVCGVIAGLTLLLRTLKLRQERKNGNDEKS, encoded by the coding sequence ATCAGAAACCCTAACTGGCTTTTTTTCGTTGTAATCGGAATTGAGTTTGCCTTCTCCGTCATAGCGGGGCTCTTCCTCGGCGACTACATCGACGGAAAACTTGACACCGCTTTCCCTTTCTTTACCCTGCTAGGTCTTGTGTGCGGAGTGATAGCGGGACTGACCCTGCTTTTACGGACACTTAAGCTGAGGCAAGAAAGAAAAAACGGAAACGATGAAAAATCTTGA
- a CDS encoding scavenger receptor cysteine-rich domain-containing protein, which translates to MRGFGKFSFWNVRRRETDAGNAGTADLWCISVMVAGFALGLLLMGAPADASAQGTYADGDLRLVDTDTGSVVDLDATAEPSGRLEIFDDEDGDGKGEWKGICDDVLGFLGREETGGLRIVGRQEAEVACRQLGLSGGVPRTYLALPESAQDKPSAYYLLDDLRCSGSEDRILGENRCRHLPRGQNNCYHDEAFGVTCAAVTSNNDATGQVVINSTELKTGMAVTADHSGITDADGKPTDASAFSYQWIRTDFFWFYDTEIPGATAPTYTLQEDDEEKWIKVRISFTDNAGNQEVVESFEVGPVYTNKSDGNLRLVSLPGASAAQSSAEGLLQIFDDTSKRWRGVCDDSWDRKDADVTCRQLGYTGSAEALTGIVWFGYPPLLFMLDEVNCGGTENTLLECEHAGRGVHDCTSWEYAGVKCATSGN; encoded by the coding sequence GTGAGGGGATTCGGAAAGTTCAGCTTTTGGAACGTAAGAAGACGAGAGACGGATGCCGGGAATGCCGGAACCGCGGATTTGTGGTGCATTTCGGTTATGGTTGCCGGATTTGCGCTGGGGCTTTTGCTTATGGGTGCTCCCGCGGATGCGAGTGCGCAGGGAACATATGCCGACGGGGACCTGAGGCTCGTGGATACGGATACGGGATCCGTGGTGGACCTCGACGCGACTGCCGAGCCCTCGGGCAGGCTTGAGATATTTGATGATGAGGACGGGGACGGCAAAGGAGAGTGGAAGGGCATATGCGATGACGTGCTCGGGTTTCTTGGGAGAGAGGAAACCGGCGGTCTCCGTATAGTCGGCAGGCAGGAGGCCGAAGTCGCGTGTCGCCAGCTGGGTCTCTCCGGCGGGGTGCCGAGGACATATCTCGCGTTGCCTGAAAGCGCGCAGGATAAACCGTCTGCGTATTACCTGCTTGACGACCTCAGATGCTCGGGTTCCGAGGACAGGATTCTCGGTGAAAACAGGTGCAGGCATCTGCCGCGCGGGCAGAACAACTGCTATCATGACGAGGCTTTCGGCGTTACATGTGCCGCCGTGACCTCAAATAACGACGCCACGGGTCAGGTAGTTATCAACAGCACTGAACTCAAGACAGGGATGGCTGTGACCGCGGATCACTCAGGAATCACTGACGCGGACGGAAAACCCACGGACGCAAGCGCGTTTTCCTATCAGTGGATAAGGACTGATTTTTTCTGGTTTTACGATACGGAGATTCCGGGTGCGACCGCTCCAACCTATACCTTGCAGGAAGATGATGAGGAAAAATGGATCAAGGTCAGAATCAGTTTCACCGATAACGCCGGCAACCAGGAAGTTGTGGAAAGCTTCGAAGTGGGGCCGGTCTATACGAACAAGTCCGACGGAAACCTTCGACTGGTTTCCCTTCCCGGCGCCAGCGCCGCTCAATCCTCCGCTGAGGGCCTGCTCCAGATATTTGACGATACGTCCAAGCGATGGAGGGGTGTGTGCGATGACAGCTGGGACAGAAAAGACGCCGACGTTACGTGTCGCCAGCTGGGTTACACAGGAAGTGCGGAGGCGCTTACCGGGATAGTATGGTTCGGGTATCCCCCGCTTCTTTTTATGCTCGACGAGGTGAATTGCGGCGGCACTGAAAACACGCTGCTTGAGTGTGAACACGCGGGACGGGGAGTGCACGACTGTACCTCATGGGAGTACGCAGGCGTCAAATGCGCCACCAGCGGCAACTGA
- a CDS encoding OmpA family protein, translating to MEEVTSVVATWPFISSSRLLVMITTGQLCQKTPQTEGPSFTEKLLFLSPAENAAGRLKKHPPCAIVTPSFKFTRYNAAAPFKRIEILTMKKIIPAVVFLFLVVGVLHISGCSKRVPTTPPSAEETGTQDRVMAVSEMLEEARAEGAEDTWEYEEAQKLFEMAQNLISEGELEEAEKVLSQAELKATQAIGAAREGAFMEGFDEEAQEIRKSLLSDAFSKENLINLPTSDVFFEFDSAEISEEAMEAIDGNISIFEKNKDKIKFILVFGFCDIRGTEEYNLSLGKKRADEIKKYMIGKGVSPEMLHSISKGETEIWQEGTSDEAYSRNRRGHFIALSDNNSSEN from the coding sequence ATGGAGGAGGTGACAAGCGTCGTCGCTACCTGGCCGTTTATCTCATCCTCCCGCCTGCTGGTTATGATCACCACAGGGCAGTTATGCCAGAAAACCCCGCAAACTGAAGGCCCATCATTCACTGAAAAACTCCTTTTTTTATCCCCGGCAGAAAATGCCGCGGGAAGATTGAAAAAACATCCCCCGTGTGCTATAGTAACCCCGTCTTTCAAGTTTACCCGCTACAACGCGGCAGCGCCTTTTAAACGGATTGAAATCCTAACTATGAAAAAAATAATTCCGGCGGTCGTTTTTCTTTTTCTGGTCGTTGGTGTCCTGCACATCTCGGGGTGCTCGAAGAGAGTTCCCACCACTCCTCCCTCGGCTGAAGAGACGGGTACTCAGGACAGGGTCATGGCGGTATCGGAGATGCTCGAGGAAGCCCGAGCTGAGGGTGCCGAAGACACCTGGGAGTATGAAGAGGCACAAAAGCTTTTCGAGATGGCCCAGAACCTTATAAGCGAAGGGGAACTTGAGGAAGCTGAGAAGGTCCTTTCTCAAGCGGAACTGAAGGCCACACAGGCAATCGGCGCAGCCAGGGAAGGCGCCTTCATGGAGGGCTTTGACGAAGAGGCCCAGGAAATACGGAAATCCCTGCTCAGCGACGCCTTCTCCAAGGAAAACCTGATAAACCTTCCCACCTCGGACGTGTTCTTCGAATTCGACAGCGCGGAGATATCGGAAGAGGCAATGGAGGCAATTGACGGCAACATAAGCATCTTCGAAAAAAACAAAGACAAAATCAAATTCATTCTCGTCTTCGGTTTCTGCGACATCCGCGGGACCGAGGAATACAACCTCTCCCTTGGAAAGAAAAGAGCGGATGAGATCAAAAAATACATGATCGGAAAAGGGGTGTCTCCTGAAATGCTGCACTCCATCAGCAAGGGAGAGACGGAAATATGGCAAGAGGGAACATCGGATGAGGCGTACAGCCGTAACAGGCGAGGACACTTCATAGCCCTCTCCGACAATAATTCCTCAGAAAACTAA
- the ispE gene encoding 4-(cytidine 5'-diphospho)-2-C-methyl-D-erythritol kinase, with product MSSVKLLSPAKVNLFLRVLGKRPDGYHELQSIAQPVSLFDEISLSVEPGEGSSLSCSGREMPSGNDNLAVAACHLYLGEAGVRKKVSIGIKKNIPIGAGLGGGSSNAAAVLVGLNRVLGKFTDRDLLRMAASLGADVPFFVRSTSSFIEGVGERVEVLSDFPLFHYVILFPGKSLSTREIYKNWERPEPPPEKVDPVSLAERFRGGDFLLENGLEAAVFAAFPEILSLKEIFRSLGARFVLVSGSGSSVFSVFPRRREAEEIHEYLGTSSEFDVFLAGGISGWHFLAD from the coding sequence ATGAGTTCTGTCAAGCTTCTTTCCCCCGCCAAGGTGAACCTGTTTCTCAGAGTTCTTGGAAAACGCCCCGACGGCTACCATGAACTTCAGTCCATAGCGCAGCCCGTAAGTCTCTTTGACGAGATAAGCCTTTCGGTGGAGCCGGGCGAGGGGTCAAGTCTTTCGTGCTCAGGAAGGGAGATGCCATCCGGAAACGACAATCTTGCCGTGGCCGCCTGTCATCTTTATCTCGGGGAAGCCGGAGTTCGGAAAAAGGTTTCCATAGGAATAAAAAAGAATATCCCCATCGGCGCCGGCCTCGGCGGAGGAAGCTCAAACGCCGCTGCGGTCCTTGTGGGTCTCAACAGGGTTCTCGGGAAATTCACCGACCGGGACCTGCTCCGGATGGCCGCGTCCCTCGGGGCCGATGTACCGTTCTTTGTAAGATCCACCTCTTCGTTTATCGAGGGAGTGGGGGAGAGGGTGGAAGTGCTTTCTGATTTCCCCCTTTTTCACTACGTTATCCTTTTTCCCGGAAAAAGCCTCTCGACCCGGGAAATCTATAAAAACTGGGAGCGCCCGGAGCCCCCGCCCGAGAAAGTCGATCCCGTTTCTCTTGCAGAGCGGTTCCGCGGAGGGGATTTCCTCCTAGAGAACGGCCTTGAGGCGGCGGTGTTTGCGGCATTCCCCGAGATTCTCTCCCTAAAGGAGATTTTTCGATCGCTTGGGGCGCGCTTCGTGCTTGTCTCGGGAAGCGGGTCATCGGTTTTTTCCGTTTTCCCCCGTCGGCGGGAAGCGGAGGAAATCCACGAGTACTTGGGAACATCTTCTGAGTTTGATGTTTTTCTGGCGGGCGGGATAAGCGGCTGGCATTTTCTTGCGGATTGA
- a CDS encoding ATP synthase F0 subunit C, whose translation MKRLFSFIGLAALASFGAFVPDAFAATEGGLGELAKMGLGIGAGVGIGIAAGVAGVGQGLATASAVDGIARNPGASAKIQTPMIIGLALIESLVIYALLIAFLLQGKI comes from the coding sequence ATGAAAAGGTTGTTTTCTTTTATAGGTCTTGCGGCACTGGCTTCGTTCGGTGCTTTCGTTCCCGACGCGTTTGCCGCGACTGAGGGGGGCTTAGGAGAACTGGCGAAGATGGGACTTGGAATCGGCGCCGGAGTAGGCATAGGTATAGCCGCAGGCGTCGCGGGAGTAGGTCAGGGACTCGCCACGGCTTCTGCTGTTGACGGCATAGCCAGAAACCCGGGTGCTTCCGCGAAGATCCAGACGCCCATGATTATCGGTCTCGCCCTGATCGAGTCTCTGGTAATCTACGCCCTGCTGATAGCGTTTCTGCTCCAGGGAAAAATCTGA
- a CDS encoding CCA tRNA nucleotidyltransferase, which produces MKRELDFEKKNFAGALEVVKTLGEKGYEAFFVGGCVRDALLGVECDEIDIATSATPEHVQQAFSKTVAVGKSFGVVLVIKGDMKFEVATFRRESSYGDGRHPEHVDYTKSAEEDVRRRDFTINGMLYDPVSAELYDYVGGIGDLERRLVRTIGDSEERFGEDRLRMIRAVRFASCLDFELDQAALSSIRSEAAAISVVSGERIREELVKILTRRNPGNGLKLLSSSGLLEHFLPEVECMHGVRQPPQFHPEGDVFEHTCLVMNMLYGNTDGLYSDELAVGALLHDVGKPPTYSESDRIRFNGHDRVGAKMSEGICRRLRFSKKQIKRISELILEHLKFKDVFNMRESTLKRFLSLPYFEEHMQMHLADCMASHGQTDAYNFIREKMEEYGREEIKPPPLLSGQDLIDLGYSPGPVFSEILGKVEELQLENRLVSKEEALGFVLKNYPDNRD; this is translated from the coding sequence ATGAAAAGGGAACTTGATTTCGAGAAGAAAAATTTCGCAGGGGCACTTGAGGTCGTAAAGACTCTCGGGGAGAAGGGATACGAGGCTTTCTTCGTGGGCGGCTGCGTGCGCGACGCCCTGCTCGGCGTTGAGTGCGACGAGATTGATATAGCGACAAGTGCGACTCCGGAGCATGTGCAGCAGGCGTTTTCAAAGACCGTGGCTGTGGGGAAGAGCTTCGGCGTGGTGTTGGTGATAAAAGGAGACATGAAGTTCGAGGTTGCCACCTTCAGGAGGGAATCGAGTTACGGTGACGGAAGGCATCCGGAACACGTCGATTACACGAAAAGTGCGGAAGAAGACGTCCGCAGAAGGGATTTTACGATAAATGGGATGCTCTATGATCCGGTTTCTGCAGAACTCTACGATTACGTGGGTGGTATCGGGGACCTTGAGCGGAGGCTTGTCAGGACCATAGGAGATTCCGAGGAAAGGTTCGGTGAGGACAGGCTTAGAATGATTAGAGCGGTGCGGTTCGCTTCATGTCTCGATTTTGAGCTCGACCAAGCGGCCCTTTCGTCTATACGCAGCGAGGCCGCCGCGATATCCGTTGTGAGCGGGGAGAGAATACGTGAAGAACTCGTCAAGATACTCACCCGCCGGAATCCGGGGAACGGGCTCAAGCTTCTTAGCTCCAGCGGTCTTCTTGAACATTTTCTCCCGGAAGTCGAATGTATGCACGGAGTTCGCCAGCCTCCCCAGTTCCATCCCGAAGGAGACGTGTTTGAGCATACCTGCCTTGTGATGAACATGCTCTACGGCAACACCGACGGTCTCTACTCGGATGAGCTTGCCGTCGGTGCGCTTCTACATGACGTTGGCAAGCCGCCTACTTACAGCGAGTCTGACAGGATAAGATTCAACGGACACGACAGGGTAGGGGCCAAGATGTCTGAAGGCATCTGCAGGAGGCTCAGATTCTCCAAAAAGCAGATAAAGAGAATTTCCGAGCTTATCCTTGAGCATCTTAAGTTCAAGGATGTTTTCAACATGAGAGAAAGCACCCTTAAAAGGTTTCTTTCCCTTCCGTATTTTGAGGAGCACATGCAGATGCATCTTGCTGACTGCATGGCAAGTCACGGACAAACCGACGCCTACAATTTCATCAGGGAAAAGATGGAAGAGTATGGAAGGGAGGAAATAAAACCCCCGCCGCTTCTCAGCGGACAGGATCTTATAGATCTCGGATATTCTCCCGGCCCCGTTTTTTCGGAAATACTGGGAAAAGTGGAAGAACTCCAGCTTGAAAACAGGCTTGTCTCGAAAGAGGAAGCTCTAGGTTTTGTGCTGAAGAATTATCCCGATAACCGTGATTAG
- the hemL gene encoding glutamate-1-semialdehyde-2,1-aminomutase, producing MKTTNSEKLFRRARNVLVGGVNSPVRSFAAVGGSPLFVSRAEGSYVYDADGNRFIDYVASWGPLILGHSHPSVVKAVGERLPLGTSFGAPCELETNLATLIARHFPSIEKVRLTNSGTEATMSAIRLARAVTGREYIIKFEGCYHGHSDFLLVKSGSGATTFGNPSSAGVPKSFVNRTLLARYNNIDSVKRLFEKHPKKIAGVIIEPVAGNMGVVTPEKNFLRKLRSTCKRHGAVLIFDEVITGFRLARGGAQELFGVVPDITCLGKIIGGGLPVGAYGASAEIMQMVSPEGPMYQAGTLSGNPLAMAAGIATVKELNPRTYRRLESLTASLVSGIREIIAELGIDATVNSVGSMFTVFFTDQRVTDYAGALGCDTAKYARFFRNLLENGVMFPPSQFESVFVSTAHTKKQVDQTLQAVYSSLREIPQGE from the coding sequence ATGAAAACCACCAATTCAGAGAAACTTTTTCGCAGGGCGAGAAACGTTCTTGTGGGCGGGGTAAACAGTCCCGTGAGATCTTTTGCTGCCGTTGGAGGTTCGCCACTTTTTGTATCAAGGGCCGAAGGTTCCTACGTATATGACGCCGACGGGAACAGGTTTATCGACTACGTGGCCTCATGGGGTCCGTTGATCCTGGGACACTCCCATCCCTCGGTGGTAAAGGCCGTCGGGGAAAGGCTTCCCCTGGGAACGAGCTTTGGTGCCCCTTGTGAACTGGAAACAAATCTTGCCACACTAATAGCAAGACACTTCCCCTCGATTGAGAAAGTTCGTCTTACCAATTCCGGAACCGAGGCCACCATGAGCGCCATAAGGCTTGCAAGAGCGGTCACCGGAAGGGAATACATAATCAAGTTCGAGGGATGCTACCATGGACACTCGGATTTTCTGCTCGTGAAATCCGGTTCGGGAGCCACGACTTTCGGAAATCCAAGCAGCGCCGGGGTCCCGAAATCGTTTGTGAACAGAACGCTACTTGCTCGGTATAACAACATAGATTCCGTCAAAAGGCTTTTCGAGAAGCACCCCAAAAAGATTGCCGGAGTGATAATCGAACCCGTGGCGGGAAACATGGGGGTGGTAACTCCCGAGAAAAACTTCCTCAGGAAATTGCGCTCTACATGCAAAAGACACGGAGCAGTTCTCATCTTCGACGAGGTCATAACGGGGTTTCGTCTCGCCAGGGGAGGCGCACAGGAACTGTTCGGCGTAGTCCCGGACATAACCTGTCTTGGGAAAATAATAGGAGGAGGACTCCCGGTAGGGGCGTACGGGGCCAGCGCAGAAATAATGCAAATGGTTTCCCCTGAAGGTCCCATGTACCAGGCGGGTACCCTCTCGGGAAATCCGCTCGCCATGGCGGCGGGAATTGCGACAGTAAAAGAACTTAACCCGAGAACCTACAGGCGCCTTGAGAGCCTGACCGCCTCTCTGGTATCTGGAATAAGGGAGATAATAGCAGAGCTTGGCATTGACGCCACCGTAAACTCTGTTGGCTCCATGTTCACCGTGTTTTTCACCGACCAGAGAGTAACGGACTACGCCGGAGCACTCGGATGCGATACCGCGAAATACGCGAGATTCTTCAGAAATCTTCTTGAAAACGGAGTCATGTTCCCGCCCTCTCAGTTCGAAAGCGTGTTCGTTTCGACCGCGCACACGAAAAAGCAGGTAGACCAGACCCTTCAGGCAGTCTACTCGTCACTTCGGGAAATTCCCCAGGGAGAGTGA
- a CDS encoding flavin reductase — translation MKDGVTIAHGGCFFNLPAAFSAGDKKRSFSVNDGPSVCGVFWHNCPVVIITSRREDEINGQVATTLVTSSIVHTVPRLLMGIWKRNHTHGFIMESRNLVVHLLRKDQIALVRNFGFYSGRDKKKFIGLDHFEGRNGCPVLKGIHSYVECSVLNAMDGGDMTAFLVSVDYGEIMRGGEWMTLADFYSLAPEQWVIEYGQKLMESVSFSMPIIHKVSHEPFQP, via the coding sequence TTGAAAGACGGGGTTACTATAGCACACGGGGGATGTTTTTTCAATCTTCCCGCGGCATTTTCTGCCGGGGATAAAAAAAGGAGTTTTTCAGTGAATGATGGGCCTTCAGTTTGCGGGGTTTTCTGGCATAACTGCCCTGTGGTGATCATAACCAGCAGGCGGGAGGATGAGATAAACGGCCAGGTAGCGACGACGCTTGTCACCTCCTCCATAGTTCACACCGTGCCTAGGCTGCTTATGGGGATATGGAAGAGAAATCACACCCACGGGTTCATAATGGAAAGCAGGAATCTCGTGGTGCATCTTCTCAGAAAGGATCAGATCGCTCTTGTCCGAAACTTCGGCTTTTATTCGGGCAGGGACAAAAAAAAGTTTATCGGCCTAGACCATTTCGAGGGCAGAAACGGCTGCCCCGTCTTAAAGGGAATACATTCCTATGTGGAGTGCTCGGTGCTCAACGCCATGGACGGCGGAGACATGACCGCTTTTCTGGTAAGCGTGGACTACGGGGAGATAATGAGGGGAGGGGAGTGGATGACGCTTGCGGACTTCTACTCTCTGGCTCCCGAGCAGTGGGTGATTGAGTACGGCCAGAAGCTCATGGAGTCGGTGAGTTTCTCCATGCCGATAATACACAAGGTAAGCCACGAGCCGTTTCAGCCGTGA
- the atpB gene encoding F0F1 ATP synthase subunit A — MEHFSWFSLAGLIEYDHILGGVLVLLFILFVGLRVTKHYSREESVIPEEKPSMNIFFELVGLEFLFNTIENVFGSREKAKKYFPLLAGSFFFILFANLLGMIPGFLPPTGNLNTTVACSLLIFVMYNYYGIREHGLGYIKHFLGPVIFLAPLMLIIEIISHLVRPLSLSLRLFMNITGDHMVLGVFTNLTHILIPMAFVGLGIFVSFLQAFIFTILSTIYIALAEAHEH, encoded by the coding sequence ATGGAACATTTCAGCTGGTTTTCCCTTGCCGGTCTCATAGAATACGACCATATTCTGGGCGGAGTGCTGGTACTCCTGTTCATACTGTTTGTCGGCCTGAGGGTGACAAAGCATTACTCGAGGGAAGAATCCGTAATCCCCGAAGAGAAGCCGTCGATGAACATTTTCTTCGAACTCGTGGGGCTTGAGTTCCTTTTCAACACGATTGAAAACGTTTTTGGATCCCGTGAAAAGGCGAAGAAGTACTTCCCGCTTCTAGCCGGGTCGTTTTTCTTCATACTGTTTGCGAACCTGTTGGGAATGATCCCGGGCTTTCTTCCACCAACCGGAAATCTGAACACCACGGTAGCGTGCTCGCTTCTCATATTCGTCATGTACAACTACTACGGAATAAGGGAGCACGGGCTCGGTTACATCAAGCATTTTCTGGGCCCGGTAATCTTCCTCGCGCCACTTATGCTGATCATCGAGATTATAAGCCATCTGGTAAGGCCTCTGTCGCTATCCCTCAGGCTTTTCATGAACATAACAGGCGACCACATGGTGCTCGGGGTGTTTACCAACCTCACGCATATACTGATTCCCATGGCTTTCGTGGGGTTAGGTATTTTCGTATCTTTTTTGCAGGCTTTTATATTCACTATACTTTCGACCATATATATCGCGCTTGCCGAAGCGCATGAACACTGA
- a CDS encoding tetratricopeptide repeat protein, with product MRKKYLAVAVVLFSSVFMYGCVASEGDLDFLYSRQREAETNIKKIQKDINWLKAEVKKEDNILDLNEKTFELENKLLELEQIIGEMHAQSEERFKKIEAGLSAMAEVKSQAVVPQPQAPSVAASEQASESPDEEPATDEPSPAEEDPKENYKLGLKEFGDGNYEAARASLREHLASAPRNDEAADAMFLIADSYFKEKFYEEAILEYQNIIETWPASPKIPLCQLNQGIALLKIGKPNEASLFFESLIEAYPDSPEAATAKEHLKTLSTPGE from the coding sequence ATGAGAAAAAAGTATCTGGCCGTCGCCGTAGTATTGTTTTCTTCCGTGTTCATGTACGGTTGCGTAGCATCGGAAGGAGACCTGGATTTTCTTTACTCGAGGCAAAGGGAAGCTGAAACGAACATCAAGAAGATCCAGAAAGATATCAACTGGCTGAAGGCAGAAGTAAAAAAAGAAGACAATATCCTTGATCTTAACGAAAAGACTTTCGAACTCGAAAACAAACTTCTGGAACTCGAGCAGATAATAGGTGAAATGCATGCTCAGAGCGAAGAACGGTTCAAAAAAATAGAAGCCGGGCTGTCAGCAATGGCAGAGGTCAAATCTCAGGCCGTAGTTCCGCAACCGCAAGCACCTTCCGTCGCGGCTTCTGAGCAAGCTTCTGAAAGTCCGGACGAGGAACCCGCAACCGATGAGCCATCCCCCGCGGAGGAAGACCCCAAGGAGAACTACAAACTGGGCCTAAAGGAGTTTGGCGACGGTAACTATGAGGCTGCAAGGGCGTCGCTTCGAGAGCACCTTGCCTCCGCCCCCAGAAACGATGAGGCTGCAGACGCGATGTTCCTCATCGCGGATTCCTACTTCAAGGAAAAATTCTACGAGGAGGCAATCCTCGAATACCAGAACATAATCGAAACCTGGCCAGCCAGCCCCAAAATCCCCCTTTGCCAGCTCAATCAGGGAATCGCACTCTTGAAAATAGGGAAACCGAACGAGGCGAGCCTCTTTTTCGAATCGCTGATCGAGGCATACCCGGACTCACCCGAAGCCGCAACGGCAAAAGAACACCTTAAGACCTTGTCCACACCGGGAGAATAA